In Paenibacillus algicola, a genomic segment contains:
- a CDS encoding aminotransferase class I/II-fold pyridoxal phosphate-dependent enzyme, with amino-acid sequence MIVNQERSTGNDNKSMSSYLATGVKNIQPSGIRKFFDLVSGNKDIITLGVGEPDFVTPWHVREACVYSLERGFTQYTSNAGMPELREEISRYLEKGFQVSYDPKDEVLVTVGGSEAIDLALRALLEPGDEILVPEPCYISYSPITSISGGIPVGIETTADNHFKLTAEDLQAKITPKSKVLILCYPSNPTGATMTYEDWLPIAKVVEENDLIVISDEIYAELTYDGTHVSFPSMPGMRDRTILVSGFSKAFAMTGWRMGYACAHPDLIGAMTKIHQYTVMCAPAMGQVAALEALRNGLGEKDRMVESYNQRRRMIVQGLCEIGLDCHEPQGAFYAFPSIKRTGLSSEEFAQRLLTEAKVAAVPGTAFGSGGEGFIRCSYATSIAQLDEALKRMGKFVEKLV; translated from the coding sequence ATGATTGTGAATCAGGAACGTTCAACCGGAAATGACAACAAATCAATGAGCTCTTATTTGGCCACGGGAGTCAAGAATATTCAGCCGTCAGGAATCCGCAAGTTCTTCGATCTGGTCAGCGGGAACAAGGATATTATTACACTGGGCGTCGGGGAGCCGGATTTTGTAACTCCATGGCATGTCAGAGAAGCGTGCGTGTACTCTTTGGAGCGGGGATTTACTCAATACACATCAAATGCGGGCATGCCGGAGCTGAGAGAAGAGATTTCCCGTTATTTGGAGAAGGGGTTTCAGGTTTCGTATGATCCCAAAGACGAGGTGCTTGTTACCGTCGGAGGCAGTGAAGCGATTGACCTTGCACTGCGTGCGCTGCTGGAGCCGGGAGATGAGATTCTCGTTCCGGAGCCGTGCTATATCTCTTACTCACCCATTACGTCGATTAGCGGCGGCATTCCCGTGGGCATCGAGACGACCGCGGATAACCATTTCAAGCTGACAGCAGAAGATCTTCAAGCCAAGATCACACCGAAATCCAAGGTACTGATTCTGTGCTATCCAAGCAATCCGACAGGGGCCACAATGACGTATGAGGATTGGCTTCCCATTGCAAAAGTGGTGGAGGAGAATGATCTCATCGTCATTTCGGATGAAATTTATGCAGAGCTGACGTATGACGGCACTCATGTCAGCTTCCCCTCGATGCCGGGCATGAGAGACCGGACGATTCTCGTCAGCGGCTTCTCCAAAGCATTCGCCATGACCGGCTGGAGAATGGGCTATGCCTGTGCCCACCCGGACCTGATTGGGGCCATGACCAAGATTCACCAGTACACAGTCATGTGCGCACCGGCTATGGGCCAGGTGGCAGCGCTGGAAGCGCTGAGAAACGGACTGGGGGAGAAGGACCGGATGGTGGAGTCCTACAACCAGCGCCGCCGAATGATTGTTCAAGGCTTGTGTGAGATTGGACTGGATTGCCATGAGCCGCAAGGCGCCTTTTATGCCTTCCCGAGCATCAAGCGCACGGGCCTGTCCTCTGAGGAATTCGCGCAGCGCCTGCTCACAGAAGCCAAGGTAGCAGCAGTTCCAGGCACAGCCTTCGGCTCGGGAGGAGAGGGCTTTATTCGCTGCTCCTACGCTACGTCGATTGCGCAGCTTGACGAAGCATTGAAGCGTATGGGGAAATTTGTCGAAAAGTTAGTATGA